One genomic segment of Nitrospirota bacterium includes these proteins:
- a CDS encoding SAP domain-containing protein, with the protein MKVEEIKKIAQKMGVPAVGPKAEMIKTIQRTEGNFDCFGTAADGFCDQGGCLWRTDCLKPAKKSQ; encoded by the coding sequence ATGAAGGTAGAAGAGATAAAAAAGATTGCACAGAAAATGGGAGTACCGGCAGTTGGACCTAAGGCAGAGATGATCAAGACTATCCAGAGGACAGAAGGGAACTTTGATTGCTTCGGCACTGCGGCAGATGGATTCTGTGACCAGGGCGGCTGTCTTTGGAGAACTGATTGCTTGAAGCCGGCCAAGAAGAGTCAGTAA
- a CDS encoding rod shape-determining protein, with protein sequence MEVQKLLSDILGWFSTDLAIDLGTANTLVYVKGKGIVCDEPSVVAIDKKTGKVLAVGAEAKRMLGRTPGNIVAIRPLKDGVIADFDVAEKMLSHFITKVHNRKAFVSPRVIIGIPSRITQVEQRAVRDSAELAGAREVYLIEQPIAAAIGAGLPITEPSGNMVVDIGGGTTDIAVISLAGIVYSDSVRVAGDRMDEAILSYIKRKYNLLLGDHMAELIKIELGSAYPLEEKRVMAIKGRDLLSGIPKTLEANSDEIREALEEPVRAIVDAVKIALENTPPELAADIIDRGIVLAGGGSLLRGLDLRIREEVNLPIITVENPKTTVVMGTGKVLEEIELLRKVSVYSQ encoded by the coding sequence ATGGAGGTACAAAAATTGTTAAGTGACATCCTTGGATGGTTTTCGACGGATCTGGCAATTGATCTCGGTACGGCGAATACGCTTGTTTATGTAAAAGGTAAGGGTATAGTATGCGATGAGCCTTCTGTAGTTGCTATTGATAAAAAGACCGGAAAGGTGCTGGCAGTCGGTGCTGAGGCAAAGAGAATGTTGGGAAGGACGCCCGGCAATATTGTTGCTATCAGGCCGCTAAAAGACGGCGTAATTGCTGATTTTGACGTGGCGGAAAAGATGTTAAGCCACTTTATTACGAAGGTGCATAACAGAAAGGCATTCGTCAGTCCGCGTGTTATTATTGGTATCCCTTCGCGCATTACGCAGGTTGAGCAGAGGGCTGTGCGTGACTCAGCAGAGCTTGCAGGTGCACGTGAGGTTTATCTTATAGAACAGCCGATAGCCGCTGCCATTGGTGCAGGTCTTCCTATTACAGAGCCCTCAGGAAATATGGTTGTTGACATAGGCGGAGGCACCACTGATATTGCAGTTATCTCCCTTGCCGGTATAGTCTATAGTGATTCTGTGCGTGTTGCAGGGGACAGGATGGACGAGGCAATACTGTCATATATCAAGAGGAAGTATAATCTCCTTCTTGGTGACCACATGGCTGAGTTGATAAAGATAGAACTCGGTTCAGCATATCCTCTTGAGGAAAAGCGTGTTATGGCTATAAAAGGGAGGGATCTTTTATCCGGAATCCCTAAGACACTCGAGGCTAACAGTGATGAGATACGCGAGGCACTTGAAGAACCTGTCAGGGCAATTGTGGATGCAGTGAAGATAGCCCTTGAGAATACACCACCTGAACTTGCAGCAGATATAATAGACCGCGGAATTGTACTTGCGGGCGGCGGTTCTCTGCTGAGGGGGCTTGATTTGAGGATCAGGGAAGAGGTGAATCTGCCGATCATCACAGTTGAAAATCCAAAGACTACAGTTGTAATGGGTACAGGAAAGGTGCTGGAAGAGATTGAACTTTTAAGGAAGGTATCTGTATATTCACAGTGA
- a CDS encoding nucleoside deaminase: MLSQLSKSSHERFMDVALQEAGLAVSCGDVPVGAVAVIEGEIISKGYNMREAQHDPTAHAEMVVIRECAEKLGRWRLNDITLYVTIEPCVMCAGALILARIPRVVFGVYDAKFGGGGSVFQILQDPVLNHRVEIVSGIREDMCRKILQDFFYGRRQSLKIAG; the protein is encoded by the coding sequence ATGTTATCCCAGCTATCAAAGTCATCCCATGAAAGATTTATGGATGTTGCCTTACAAGAGGCGGGGCTTGCTGTTTCCTGCGGGGATGTTCCTGTCGGCGCTGTGGCTGTGATCGAGGGAGAGATAATATCAAAGGGATATAATATGAGGGAGGCTCAGCATGACCCGACTGCCCATGCTGAGATGGTTGTTATAAGAGAGTGTGCGGAGAAGCTCGGCAGATGGCGGCTCAATGATATTACCCTTTATGTAACTATTGAACCGTGTGTAATGTGTGCAGGCGCGCTTATCCTTGCACGGATACCAAGGGTTGTTTTTGGTGTCTATGATGCTAAGTTCGGCGGAGGCGGCTCGGTATTTCAGATACTTCAGGACCCGGTGCTCAATCACAGGGTGGAGATAGTTTCAGGTATAAGAGAAGATATGTGCCGGAAGATTCTTCAGGACTTTTTTTATGGTCGAAGACAATCGTTAAAAATAGCCGGTTGA
- a CDS encoding sensor histidine kinase has protein sequence MKSISAKLSLLLIIAVFVPLIVYGILSIWTSRYFNANVVKDGNINTAKRAAEEIDLYVINRVSILNALLQNLGRFQIPMQEQKMILSNYLLNFPEFKYICILDHRGKELVSVNKSGSEMEFKGTAFKRAFKGEVYKSEVYLSNDNVPQITIAVPVKNLNTITKVAVTDISLLHLWSLVESIRIGESGYAFVVSGDGTLIAHGRGGNNKIPVLANNTLRRLKIVKDVLKGGYSTDIYKNMEDKYVIGVAAPIPSLGWGIIIEEPLKEAYASSRSMTVLLSVMIILCIAAASFLGYSGSRRYILEPLQNLLAATRRVAGGNVEEKVSIQTGDEFQEVGEGFNKMMVDLKVLQEDIKRNERIAFMNKIAAGLVHDLRHPVRNIENCSRLMIKMYDNEECRNTFKKVVTREFANINQFLDDLMDLSKPVQIMLISVNICKEVKGIIEMFREEMENKAIVVKANCPTEPMNVKVDKFLIERVFKNIIRNAIDAMPEGGELIISVKLSHNFLDIELQDTGQGIPPDRLKDLFTEFTTTKGTGLGLGLAVTKRIIEAHNGTIKIKSTVGAGTSVIVRLPA, from the coding sequence TTGAAAAGTATATCTGCAAAGCTAAGTTTATTACTTATCATCGCTGTTTTTGTGCCTCTTATTGTCTATGGAATATTGTCTATATGGACGTCAAGATACTTCAATGCAAATGTGGTTAAAGACGGCAATATTAATACAGCAAAGAGGGCGGCAGAAGAGATTGATTTATATGTTATCAACAGGGTGTCAATATTGAACGCCCTCCTGCAAAATCTGGGAAGGTTTCAGATCCCTATGCAAGAGCAAAAGATGATCCTGAGTAATTATCTATTAAACTTTCCGGAATTTAAATATATCTGTATTCTGGACCATCGGGGCAAAGAGTTGGTATCTGTCAATAAAAGCGGTTCTGAAATGGAGTTTAAGGGAACGGCATTCAAACGCGCATTTAAAGGTGAGGTATATAAATCAGAAGTATATCTTTCTAATGATAATGTCCCGCAGATAACTATAGCAGTTCCTGTAAAAAATCTTAATACAATCACGAAGGTTGCTGTTACTGATATAAGCCTTTTGCATCTGTGGAGTTTAGTGGAAAGTATCAGGATTGGAGAAAGCGGGTATGCCTTTGTTGTATCAGGGGACGGCACACTGATAGCACATGGTCGTGGTGGAAACAACAAAATTCCTGTACTTGCAAATAATACCCTTAGACGATTAAAGATAGTCAAAGATGTGTTAAAGGGAGGCTATTCAACTGATATATATAAAAACATGGAAGATAAGTATGTTATAGGTGTGGCAGCCCCGATTCCATCACTCGGCTGGGGAATAATTATTGAAGAACCTTTAAAAGAGGCTTATGCATCCTCGAGGAGCATGACAGTTCTTCTTAGTGTTATGATAATTTTATGTATAGCTGCTGCATCTTTTTTAGGATATTCCGGCAGCAGAAGATATATACTGGAACCGCTTCAGAACTTACTGGCCGCAACAAGGAGGGTCGCCGGTGGTAATGTTGAAGAGAAGGTTTCAATACAAACAGGTGATGAGTTTCAGGAGGTAGGCGAAGGGTTTAATAAGATGATGGTTGATCTCAAGGTTCTTCAGGAGGATATTAAACGGAACGAGAGGATCGCCTTTATGAATAAGATTGCCGCAGGTCTTGTTCATGATTTGAGGCACCCTGTCAGGAATATAGAGAATTGCAGTCGTCTTATGATAAAGATGTATGACAATGAAGAATGTAGAAATACGTTTAAAAAGGTTGTTACAAGAGAGTTTGCCAACATAAATCAGTTTCTTGATGACCTGATGGACTTATCTAAACCGGTTCAGATTATGCTAATCTCTGTAAATATTTGCAAAGAGGTAAAAGGCATTATTGAGATGTTCAGGGAAGAGATGGAAAATAAGGCGATAGTTGTTAAGGCAAATTGTCCCACTGAACCTATGAACGTCAAAGTTGATAAGTTTTTAATTGAGAGGGTATTTAAGAATATCATCCGCAATGCTATTGATGCAATGCCGGAGGGTGGTGAGCTTATTATATCGGTTAAATTATCCCATAATTTTCTTGATATTGAACTGCAGGATACCGGACAGGGTATTCCACCGGATAGACTAAAAGACCTCTTTACTGAATTTACGACTACAAAAGGAACCGGTTTAGGTCTTGGACTTGCTGTTACAAAGAGGATTATCGAAGCCCACAACGGGACAATTAAAATTAAGAGTACAGTTGGAGCCGGAACATCAGTCATTGTAAGGCTTCCGGCTTAA
- a CDS encoding RDD family protein, giving the protein MDPGNPEAVVEADSPEYSKANILNRFIAKIIDIIVAAAFSKLLQPVGFFAGLTYLLIADGFFDGRSLGKKLIGIKTIKADGDLCTYKDSILRNLTMSAGYIFFFIPYVGWLLTLIIFSIEGLVILGNENGLRIGDELAKTYVVENGGTKIVK; this is encoded by the coding sequence TTGGATCCCGGGAACCCCGAAGCAGTAGTTGAGGCAGATTCTCCTGAGTACAGTAAGGCAAATATCCTTAACAGATTTATAGCAAAGATTATTGACATCATTGTTGCAGCCGCGTTTTCAAAATTGCTGCAACCGGTGGGATTTTTTGCCGGCCTGACATACCTTTTGATAGCCGACGGATTCTTTGACGGGAGGAGTCTCGGCAAGAAGCTGATAGGCATTAAAACTATTAAAGCAGATGGAGATCTGTGTACTTATAAAGACTCTATACTGCGGAACTTAACTATGAGTGCAGGGTATATCTTTTTTTTTATTCCTTATGTCGGGTGGCTGCTGACACTTATTATCTTCTCAATAGAAGGTCTTGTTATACTTGGGAATGAAAATGGGTTGAGGATAGGTGATGAGCTGGCAAAAACTTATGTAGTTGAGAATGGAGGTACAAAAATTGTTAAGTGA
- a CDS encoding SDR family oxidoreductase, whose product MMTSGLPDIDLNLMGRTALVTGGSNEISGAICRVMASAGASVIIHYNKNREIAEQTCKDIISSGGTAVTFSTDFSDEDSIDALFSFIKERFNHLDILVNNAHLPLKRTFLKDITWEEHQEQIDVMVKGTFYCSKKAIEMMREPVMSEALTKDNENEWDKNVPPILDIYPDRRGFLTPPEEFSGKQRKGGSIINILTSQTEHPVSGYSSYVTAASALTGFTRNLAVEAGCMGVRVNMIAPNFVLTSHTPNAPQHVHDAIIKSTPLGRLATPNDIAKVVLFFASDLSEFITGCYFVVDGGYGLSGRR is encoded by the coding sequence TTGATGACCTCAGGCCTGCCTGATATTGATTTAAATTTAATGGGGAGAACAGCCCTTGTTACAGGCGGGAGTAATGAGATCAGTGGTGCGATTTGTCGAGTCATGGCATCTGCCGGCGCATCAGTAATTATTCATTACAACAAAAACAGGGAAATTGCAGAGCAGACATGCAAAGATATAATCTCAAGCGGCGGCACAGCAGTTACTTTCAGTACAGATTTTTCTGATGAAGATTCCATAGACGCTCTTTTCAGCTTTATCAAAGAACGATTCAACCACCTCGACATCCTTGTTAATAATGCCCACCTTCCTCTTAAAAGAACCTTCCTCAAAGATATAACATGGGAAGAACATCAGGAGCAGATAGACGTTATGGTGAAGGGGACATTCTACTGTTCTAAGAAAGCTATAGAGATGATGCGGGAGCCGGTCATGAGCGAGGCGCTCACAAAGGACAATGAAAATGAGTGGGACAAGAATGTCCCACCTATCCTTGATATATATCCGGATAGGCGGGGTTTTCTTACCCCGCCGGAGGAATTTTCGGGTAAACAGCGTAAAGGCGGCTCAATCATCAACATCCTTACATCACAGACAGAGCATCCTGTAAGCGGCTACAGCAGTTATGTAACAGCCGCATCTGCATTAACGGGTTTTACAAGAAATCTTGCTGTAGAGGCGGGATGTATGGGGGTAAGGGTCAACATGATTGCACCTAACTTTGTCCTTACCTCACATACACCCAACGCACCTCAACACGTCCACGATGCAATTATAAAATCCACACCCCTTGGCCGCCTTGCAACACCGAATGACATAGCAAAGGTTGTCTTATTTTTTGCCTCAGACCTGTCAGAATTTATAACCGGATGCTATTTTGTTGTTGATGGGGGATACGGTTTATCGGGAAGGCGTTAG
- the mreD gene encoding rod shape-determining protein MreD — MKLILWFISITALIAFQGSVLNPFVVHGIRPDFMLIAVYFLGLGYGDIFGGIGGAVIGFIMDVISGGPVYYNIFTKFFSGYLAGVIERWVLHHGFMLHTGVLFLLSLAQSIIVLIAYTFLGTIQFPDDLFYIAIPQAVFDGIAGGIVYLLLFRQKRVLVSRWESFVK; from the coding sequence ATGAAACTAATTCTATGGTTTATTTCTATAACAGCCCTTATTGCATTCCAGGGGAGTGTGCTGAATCCTTTTGTGGTGCACGGTATAAGACCTGATTTTATGCTGATTGCAGTATATTTTCTGGGGTTAGGCTATGGCGACATATTCGGTGGAATCGGCGGGGCAGTTATTGGTTTTATAATGGATGTAATATCAGGAGGTCCTGTTTATTATAACATCTTTACAAAGTTCTTTTCAGGATACCTCGCAGGGGTCATAGAAAGATGGGTACTACATCACGGATTTATGCTGCATACAGGGGTACTATTTTTATTGTCTTTAGCTCAAAGTATCATAGTATTAATTGCATACACGTTTCTTGGAACAATCCAATTTCCTGATGACCTTTTTTATATAGCAATACCTCAGGCTGTCTTTGACGGAATAGCCGGAGGGATTGTTTACCTTCTTCTTTTCAGGCAGAAGAGGGTTCTTGTATCACGATGGGAGTCATTTGTAAAATGA
- the mreC gene encoding rod shape-determining protein MreC — MFRFPAVNKKILAAFFLVIGIFVLLSPEIKGAPRFYFFERPFAFSINVVQSGFTSIFNSISSVWSGYISLTNVNKDNKRLLEENKRLRNEQIVMLEKALAADRLLELLRLKDTIKKEYVIAGITAKDPASWSSVVVINKGERDGLRPGMGVINEDGVVGRVIKTTPSYSRVLLISDRNSSVAGLIQRTRDEGIVAGAGGSPLRLNYITITSDVLKGDIILTSGTDSVFPEGIVIGSISKIETPKNAMFHSIEVLPGVNLSKVREVMVLKTPPAPEIERMLKDSD, encoded by the coding sequence ATGTTTAGATTTCCTGCTGTAAACAAAAAGATATTAGCCGCCTTTTTTCTGGTGATAGGGATATTTGTCCTGTTATCCCCTGAAATAAAAGGCGCACCTCGTTTTTACTTTTTTGAGAGACCTTTTGCCTTTTCCATCAACGTAGTCCAGTCGGGTTTCACGTCAATATTTAATAGTATATCTTCAGTCTGGTCCGGTTACATTTCACTTACAAATGTGAATAAAGATAACAAGAGACTTCTTGAAGAAAATAAAAGACTCCGTAATGAACAAATAGTTATGCTGGAAAAGGCCCTTGCCGCTGACAGGCTTTTGGAGCTTCTGAGGCTTAAAGATACGATAAAAAAGGAATATGTTATTGCAGGTATAACGGCTAAAGACCCCGCAAGCTGGTCGAGTGTGGTAGTAATAAATAAAGGTGAGCGTGACGGATTAAGGCCGGGCATGGGGGTGATAAATGAAGACGGGGTTGTGGGCAGGGTTATAAAGACGACACCCTCGTACTCAAGGGTGCTCCTGATTTCTGACAGGAACAGTTCAGTCGCCGGTCTGATCCAGCGGACAAGAGATGAGGGTATTGTAGCAGGGGCAGGCGGTAGTCCATTAAGACTTAATTATATAACAATAACTTCTGATGTACTGAAAGGGGATATTATCCTGACATCCGGTACCGACAGCGTTTTTCCTGAGGGGATAGTTATAGGAAGCATCAGCAAGATAGAGACCCCCAAAAATGCCATGTTTCATTCAATAGAAGTCCTGCCGGGAGTGAACTTATCAAAAGTTAGAGAAGTAATGGTATTAAAAACCCCGCCGGCGCCGGAGATTGAAAGGATGTTAAAAGACAGTGATTAG
- a CDS encoding helix-turn-helix transcriptional regulator: MYKIRDRKFIGIKIKTRRKDLSLSQERLAEEIGITYQQVQRYEKGTSNLNTDRLQAIANILDVPITYFFEEQAGSKIMVMERENPYFSPQERQLVENLRKIENTECRDCMLTLVKHVAGKK, from the coding sequence ATGTATAAGATAAGGGACCGGAAATTCATAGGCATAAAGATAAAAACACGGAGAAAAGACCTGAGTCTGTCACAGGAACGGCTGGCAGAAGAGATCGGCATTACCTATCAACAGGTACAGAGATATGAAAAAGGTACCAGCAATTTAAACACTGACAGACTGCAGGCAATAGCAAATATCCTTGATGTGCCTATAACATATTTTTTTGAAGAACAGGCCGGCAGCAAGATCATGGTTATGGAAAGGGAAAACCCCTACTTCTCCCCGCAGGAACGTCAATTAGTGGAAAATCTGAGAAAGATAGAAAATACCGAGTGCAGAGATTGCATGCTCACATTGGTGAAGCATGTTGCAGGAAAAAAGTAG
- a CDS encoding EamA family transporter, with translation MNHWVFFALLAAFTLATADAISKKAMGRTDELVIAWVRQGYSLPFLSLSFLFINIPHLDRTFWLSLLFLVPMEVTAIILYVKAIKISPLSLTIPFMALSPVFIIFTAFLMLGELPDRSGLLGIFMIVAGAYILNVRATKEGLLGPIKAIKREKGSVLMIIVALIYSVTATIGKIAIQHSSPVFFGAFYPFILTIVFSIILIKKGEIQKVISRPLIFLGIGFFIAVMVLSHFTAISMADVAYMISVKRTSLIFSVIYGRLFFGEKHTGERLTGSVLMVAGVVLITVF, from the coding sequence ATGAACCACTGGGTATTCTTTGCACTCCTTGCTGCATTCACACTGGCAACCGCAGATGCCATAAGCAAGAAGGCTATGGGCAGGACTGATGAGCTTGTCATTGCTTGGGTAAGGCAGGGATATTCACTCCCTTTTCTAAGCCTCTCCTTCTTATTTATAAATATTCCACATCTTGACAGGACTTTTTGGCTGTCCCTTCTCTTTCTTGTCCCAATGGAAGTAACAGCCATTATCCTTTATGTAAAGGCAATTAAGATTTCCCCGCTGTCCCTCACCATTCCCTTCATGGCATTAAGCCCTGTATTTATTATATTTACTGCATTCCTTATGCTTGGAGAACTGCCTGACAGGTCAGGACTTTTGGGAATATTTATGATAGTTGCAGGTGCATATATCCTGAATGTCAGGGCAACAAAGGAGGGATTACTCGGACCAATTAAGGCAATAAAAAGGGAAAAGGGTTCTGTACTAATGATAATCGTGGCACTTATTTATAGTGTTACAGCTACTATTGGAAAGATTGCCATTCAACATTCAAGTCCTGTATTCTTCGGCGCTTTCTACCCTTTTATACTAACCATAGTTTTTTCAATCATACTTATTAAAAAAGGAGAGATTCAAAAGGTAATCTCACGTCCTCTAATATTTCTCGGAATAGGTTTCTTTATCGCTGTAATGGTCTTATCACATTTTACAGCCATCAGCATGGCAGACGTGGCATATATGATCTCCGTCAAAAGGACAAGCCTCATATTCAGCGTTATCTACGGCCGGCTTTTCTTTGGAGAAAAACACACAGGCGAGAGATTGACAGGCAGCGTATTAATGGTCGCTGGAGTAGTACTGATAACCGTGTTTTAA
- a CDS encoding helix-turn-helix transcriptional regulator codes for MPGLNNFLRRFGYQVRIFRKQKMLSLEELAGMVGISENDIRDMENGKSDPRLSTILLISSVLGVSPEDLLTLPDRPDRNANQYYALRYQFLKNLNNMSDDELKKLIELSHSIIP; via the coding sequence ATGCCGGGCTTGAATAACTTTTTAAGAAGATTCGGATATCAGGTCCGGATATTCAGAAAACAGAAGATGCTTTCCTTAGAGGAACTGGCCGGCATGGTTGGGATTTCTGAAAATGACATAAGGGATATGGAGAATGGAAAGTCTGATCCAAGGCTGAGTACCATACTGCTTATATCAAGTGTACTTGGTGTTTCACCTGAAGACTTGCTGACTTTGCCGGATAGACCGGATAGAAATGCCAACCAATATTATGCATTGCGCTACCAATTCTTAAAAAATCTTAATAATATGTCTGATGATGAGTTGAAAAAGTTGATTGAACTTAGTCATTCTATAATTCCTTGA
- the mrdA gene encoding penicillin-binding protein 2, translated as MTDFQDKNRGLQQRIKYLRTFIILLFTIVLFRGWHMQIIKGSYYRKLSEDNRVRTVIMPPLRGIIYDRNGEILAKNVPSFDAGIVIADTKNLNRTIRKLSPLIHLSFEEIKERIKYAKNYDPFSPILIKEDISIREVALIESQGWNLPGVVTIIEGRREYPNNVLAAHLLGYVGEVSQSQLREVDYSSELPGRIIGQNGIEKEYDSLLRGRVGRKNIEVDASGHERQILDISEPIAGDNIVLAIDIGLQRAAEDALGDRRGAVVVLDSDTGEVLALASHPAYDPNVLSRRLLPSVWKKIAEDPGHPLNNRAIQGTYPPGSVFKILMATAGLEGGYIDPGGRIACSGGMQFGNRFYRDWTSVGHGSVDLHKAITQSCDVYFYQLGNRMQIDTIANYAMQFGLGEPTGIDLPSEKKGLVPSTQWKLNARKERWYAGETLSVAIGQGYLSVTPLQQAVMVNTVVNSGSLKRPRVLKGIISDKEKKTYEFSSVEVRKIDMKESTLKNIKSALHGVVNEPGGTGGAARSYLIDVGGKTGTAQAVGRQSVTGLNDHAWFAAFAPVDKPKITVSVLVEHGGHGGSAAAPVAKKIIEEYFKTVNSDE; from the coding sequence ATGACAGATTTTCAGGATAAGAACAGGGGGTTACAACAGAGAATAAAATATCTCAGGACATTCATTATCCTTTTATTTACTATTGTCCTTTTTCGTGGGTGGCACATGCAGATTATCAAAGGGTCATATTATAGAAAACTCTCAGAAGATAACCGTGTCAGGACAGTTATAATGCCTCCTCTCAGGGGCATTATATATGACCGCAATGGAGAGATACTGGCGAAGAATGTCCCTTCATTTGATGCAGGCATTGTTATTGCCGACACAAAAAATCTGAACAGGACTATAAGAAAATTATCACCCCTAATTCATCTTTCGTTTGAAGAGATTAAAGAGAGGATAAAGTATGCAAAAAATTATGACCCTTTCTCTCCTATATTAATAAAAGAAGACATATCAATAAGGGAGGTTGCCCTGATTGAGTCTCAGGGTTGGAACCTGCCTGGGGTTGTAACAATCATTGAAGGAAGGCGTGAGTATCCCAATAATGTCCTTGCAGCCCATCTGTTAGGTTATGTAGGAGAGGTTTCGCAGTCTCAGCTCAGGGAAGTTGATTACTCATCTGAACTGCCCGGAAGAATAATCGGGCAGAATGGTATAGAGAAGGAATACGATAGCCTGCTCAGGGGCAGGGTCGGCAGAAAAAACATTGAAGTAGACGCATCCGGCCATGAACGTCAGATACTGGATATTTCTGAACCAATAGCCGGGGATAACATAGTTTTGGCAATAGATATAGGATTACAACGTGCTGCTGAAGATGCACTTGGGGACAGGAGAGGGGCCGTAGTTGTACTGGATTCAGATACAGGAGAGGTGCTTGCATTGGCCAGTCACCCGGCGTATGACCCTAATGTCTTGTCAAGGAGGCTACTGCCTAGTGTATGGAAAAAGATTGCTGAAGACCCTGGTCATCCATTAAACAACAGGGCAATACAGGGTACTTATCCTCCAGGCTCAGTCTTTAAAATACTCATGGCTACCGCAGGTCTTGAGGGGGGGTATATTGACCCGGGCGGAAGAATAGCATGCAGCGGCGGGATGCAGTTCGGTAACAGGTTTTACAGGGACTGGACATCAGTCGGCCACGGGTCAGTTGATCTGCATAAGGCGATTACACAGTCCTGTGATGTATATTTTTATCAGCTTGGGAACCGTATGCAGATTGATACAATTGCAAATTATGCAATGCAATTCGGTCTTGGAGAGCCTACAGGGATTGATCTCCCTTCTGAAAAGAAAGGTCTTGTCCCCTCCACACAATGGAAACTTAATGCCAGAAAGGAACGCTGGTATGCCGGGGAGACTTTATCAGTAGCCATTGGACAGGGGTATCTTTCAGTGACCCCTTTACAACAGGCTGTAATGGTAAACACAGTGGTCAATTCCGGTTCATTAAAAAGGCCGAGGGTGCTTAAAGGCATAATCTCTGATAAGGAGAAAAAGACTTATGAATTTTCATCTGTTGAGGTACGTAAGATTGATATGAAGGAGTCTACCCTTAAAAATATAAAGAGCGCCTTACACGGGGTTGTGAATGAACCCGGGGGCACAGGAGGGGCTGCCAGAAGTTATCTGATTGATGTTGGAGGTAAGACAGGAACGGCACAGGCTGTTGGGAGGCAGTCCGTCACCGGTCTGAATGACCATGCATGGTTTGCCGCATTTGCACCCGTTGATAAACCAAAGATAACCGTTTCTGTGCTTGTGGAACACGGCGGACACGGCGGCAGCGCTGCCGCACCGGTGGCTAAGAAGATAATTGAGGAATATTTTAAGACAGTGAATAGTGATGAGTGA